In the Aneurinibacillus soli genome, one interval contains:
- a CDS encoding chemotaxis protein: MDDKKGILLESGTNELEIIEFGIGGDTFGINVIKVREVINPVLVTRTPKIHPHVMGIIQLRGEVLSVINLAQALGYSPSDHPEQDKLIIAELNQMKVAFYVHSVSRIHRISWEQIEKPSELARGVENSTTGVVKMGERFILLLDFEKIVVDISPESGINVSQLKELGTRDKSNKRILLAEDSAILRKLIEETLHEAGYVHIEICQDGNEAWNYLEHVARTGDEVTDHLNLVITDIEMPKMDGHHLTKRIKENKDLRKLPVIIFSSLITDDLRHKGEKVGADAQVSKPEILHLVKVIDKLIL, encoded by the coding sequence ATTGATGATAAAAAAGGAATTTTGCTGGAGAGCGGTACGAATGAACTGGAGATTATTGAATTTGGTATCGGGGGAGATACCTTTGGCATTAACGTCATTAAAGTGCGTGAAGTCATTAACCCGGTTCTCGTGACACGCACACCTAAAATTCATCCGCACGTAATGGGAATCATTCAACTGCGTGGGGAAGTGCTGTCAGTTATTAATTTGGCACAGGCGCTTGGATATTCGCCATCTGATCACCCGGAGCAGGATAAGCTTATTATCGCTGAGCTGAATCAGATGAAGGTAGCATTTTACGTCCATTCTGTATCACGTATTCATCGCATTTCGTGGGAGCAGATTGAGAAGCCGTCAGAACTCGCACGCGGCGTGGAAAACAGCACAACAGGTGTTGTGAAAATGGGAGAACGGTTTATTCTGTTGCTTGATTTTGAGAAGATCGTCGTAGATATTAGTCCGGAGTCCGGGATTAACGTAAGCCAGCTGAAAGAGCTAGGCACGCGTGATAAGAGCAACAAGCGTATTTTGCTTGCGGAAGATTCTGCGATTTTGCGCAAATTAATTGAAGAAACATTGCATGAGGCAGGGTATGTACATATCGAGATTTGTCAGGATGGGAATGAAGCGTGGAATTACCTCGAGCATGTGGCGCGTACAGGTGATGAAGTAACGGACCATTTGAACCTCGTTATCACTGATATTGAGATGCCGAAGATGGACGGCCACCATTTAACCAAGCGAATTAAAGAAAACAAGGACCTGCGTAAACTTCCTGTTATTATCTTCTCGTCGCTTATTACAGATGACCTGCGCCATAAGGGTGAAAAAGTTGGTGCAGATGCTCAGGTCAGCAAGCCGGAGATTCTACATCTTGTGAAAGTGATTGACAAGCTTATTCTGTAA
- a CDS encoding CAP domain-containing protein: protein MKKWIAASVLCTSLLGFSAAATEAATTCPNSGQAEKFTVVKGLTAYNNADLQALLSQYFKNCKFVTVAQPTTGVKPAQPTVTTPPKQPTTPANSQPSQPATKPTTPATPVQGLTADEQQMLDLVNKERTQRGLAPLKANLELTKLARLKAQDMIDKNYFSHQSPTYGSPFDMMNRFGVSYRTAGENIAGNSSVAAAHTALMNSEGHRANILNTAYTEVGIGIVNGGPYGKMFVQMFKG from the coding sequence ATGAAAAAATGGATCGCAGCATCTGTACTGTGCACATCCTTACTTGGCTTTAGTGCAGCAGCTACAGAAGCAGCCACTACATGCCCAAACTCAGGTCAGGCAGAAAAGTTCACTGTAGTAAAAGGTCTGACAGCATACAATAACGCTGATTTACAAGCGTTATTGAGCCAATATTTCAAGAATTGCAAATTTGTAACAGTTGCTCAGCCGACTACAGGTGTAAAACCAGCTCAGCCGACTGTAACAACGCCACCGAAACAACCGACTACACCGGCAAATAGTCAACCAAGTCAACCAGCAACCAAGCCAACAACACCAGCTACCCCTGTACAGGGACTAACAGCTGATGAGCAGCAAATGCTTGATCTTGTCAATAAGGAGCGCACTCAGCGCGGACTTGCGCCACTAAAAGCTAATCTCGAATTAACAAAACTCGCACGTCTAAAAGCACAAGATATGATCGATAAAAACTATTTCAGCCACCAGTCTCCAACATACGGCTCACCATTCGATATGATGAACCGTTTCGGAGTCTCCTATCGTACTGCTGGTGAAAACATTGCGGGTAACTCGTCTGTTGCAGCAGCACACACTGCACTGATGAATTCAGAAGGACACCGTGCAAACATCCTGAATACTGCTTACACTGAGGTAGGCATTGGGATCGTAAACGGCGGACCATACGGCAAAATGTTTGTTCAAATGTTTAAAGGCTAA
- a CDS encoding methionine gamma-lyase family protein gives MFSYLPHGEALSPYVAQVEAMIQPRLREIEKMADFNQFKVLKAFQKHQVSDFHFAPSTGYGYDDMGRETLEKVYATVFGGEAALVRSHILSGTHAIAIALFGLLRPNDELIYITGAPYDTLEEIVGVRGTGKGSLKEYGIGYQSIPLLTTGGIDREAIAHAITDRTKVIGIQRSRGYADRPSFTVAQIEEMIEFVKGIRSDLIVFVDNCYGEFTEAREPLEAGADIMAGSLIKNPGGGLAKSGGYIVGRADLVEMASYRMTAPGIGAEVGSTLHGTLEMFQGFFLAPHVVGEALKGAVFTAGMLASLGFTTNPRWDAPRTDLIQSVEFGTAEGLIAFCQGIQKASPVDSHVVPQPGAMPGYSDPVIMAAGTFIQGASIELSADGPVRPPYLGFVQGGLTASHVKVGVLTALNEMIEKKLCKI, from the coding sequence GTGTTCTCGTATTTACCACACGGGGAAGCCTTGTCCCCTTACGTTGCGCAGGTCGAAGCTATGATTCAGCCACGCCTGCGCGAAATTGAGAAAATGGCTGATTTTAATCAATTCAAAGTATTGAAAGCGTTCCAGAAGCATCAAGTAAGTGACTTTCATTTTGCGCCGTCTACAGGCTATGGCTATGATGATATGGGACGGGAAACACTTGAGAAGGTATATGCTACCGTATTTGGCGGCGAAGCGGCCCTTGTGCGCAGTCATATCTTGAGTGGTACACATGCGATTGCCATTGCGTTATTTGGCCTGCTACGCCCAAATGATGAACTCATCTACATAACAGGTGCGCCGTATGATACGCTTGAAGAAATTGTGGGTGTTCGCGGTACAGGCAAAGGCTCTCTAAAAGAGTACGGTATTGGCTATCAGTCAATTCCGCTTCTTACAACCGGAGGAATAGACCGGGAAGCGATTGCACACGCGATCACAGACCGCACAAAAGTAATCGGCATTCAGCGTTCGCGCGGCTATGCGGATCGTCCATCGTTTACGGTAGCCCAAATCGAAGAGATGATCGAATTCGTGAAAGGTATTCGTTCGGACCTGATTGTCTTCGTCGATAACTGCTATGGCGAGTTCACAGAAGCTCGTGAGCCGCTTGAAGCTGGGGCGGACATTATGGCGGGCTCCCTTATTAAGAATCCAGGCGGCGGCCTTGCGAAAAGCGGCGGCTATATTGTTGGACGTGCTGATCTGGTTGAGATGGCATCGTACCGCATGACCGCTCCAGGAATCGGAGCGGAAGTCGGCTCCACATTGCATGGCACGCTGGAGATGTTTCAGGGCTTTTTCTTAGCGCCGCACGTTGTTGGGGAAGCGCTCAAAGGCGCGGTGTTCACAGCTGGTATGCTTGCGAGTCTTGGGTTTACGACGAACCCGCGCTGGGATGCGCCGCGTACTGATCTCATTCAATCGGTTGAATTCGGTACAGCAGAAGGATTGATTGCTTTTTGTCAGGGGATTCAGAAAGCGTCCCCGGTTGATTCACATGTTGTTCCGCAGCCGGGTGCAATGCCAGGTTACTCAGACCCGGTTATTATGGCCGCTGGTACATTCATCCAGGGAGCGAGCATTGAGCTGTCCGCAGACGGTCCGGTGCGCCCGCCATATCTCGGGTTTGTTCAGGGTGGATTGACCGCTTCTCATGTCAAAGTCGGGGTGCTCACTGCACTGAATGAGATGATTGAGAAAAAATTATGTAAAATCTAA
- a CDS encoding AAA family ATPase — translation MKATGHISGNQIKVVFRNETSPARNREQIISSRMEKSLEHESGAIKELESLVGLEEVKKLVYEIYAFLTIRKLREEQGLHNAPHMFHMVFRGNPGTGKTTVARILGKLFKDMGILEKGHLVEVERADLVGEYIGHTASRTRDIIKKAIGGVLFIDEAYSLVRGGEKDFGKECIDTLIKSLEDDRKQLIVILAGYNEEMDTFLSSNPGLPSRFPIQLDFPDYTLNQLLDIADTMCDEQAYYLASDSRYLLRRMLARERENGKNHFSNARYVRNVIEKAIRQQAIRIVTDHAALQVDKEMLMELKAEDFEQE, via the coding sequence ATGAAAGCGACAGGACATATAAGCGGCAATCAGATTAAAGTTGTATTCCGCAATGAAACGTCACCTGCCCGCAATCGGGAGCAAATCATTAGTTCACGCATGGAAAAATCGCTTGAACATGAATCAGGTGCGATAAAAGAACTGGAGAGTCTCGTTGGCCTGGAAGAAGTGAAAAAGCTTGTGTACGAAATTTATGCATTTCTGACTATTCGTAAGCTCCGGGAAGAGCAGGGGCTTCACAATGCACCGCATATGTTTCATATGGTATTCCGTGGCAATCCTGGAACCGGCAAAACAACTGTAGCCCGTATTCTCGGTAAGTTGTTCAAAGATATGGGCATTCTCGAAAAAGGCCACCTGGTGGAAGTGGAGCGGGCGGATCTTGTCGGAGAATACATCGGCCATACGGCTTCGAGAACACGAGACATTATCAAAAAAGCGATCGGCGGCGTTTTGTTTATTGATGAAGCGTACTCGCTTGTGCGGGGTGGGGAGAAAGACTTCGGCAAGGAATGTATTGATACGTTAATTAAAAGCCTGGAAGATGACCGAAAACAGCTGATTGTGATTTTGGCCGGATATAACGAGGAAATGGATACGTTCTTGTCATCGAATCCAGGTCTCCCTTCTCGCTTTCCGATTCAACTTGATTTTCCAGATTATACATTGAATCAGCTCTTAGACATTGCGGATACAATGTGTGACGAACAGGCGTATTACTTGGCCAGTGATTCGCGATACTTACTACGCCGGATGCTCGCCCGTGAACGGGAAAATGGTAAAAATCATTTTAGTAACGCGCGCTATGTGCGCAATGTGATCGAAAAGGCGATCCGTCAGCAGGCGATTCGTATCGTGACTGATCATGCGGCACTGCAGGTAGATAAAGAGATGTTGATGGAGTTAAAAGCCGAAGATTTTGAGCAGGAGTAA
- the hflX gene encoding GTPase HflX, with protein sequence MDELEELTQTAQAEVAGVLTQGRDYVDSRLYIGKGKVDELNMMVEQLEADVVIFNDELTPMQVRNLEGVIPCKVIDRTQLILDIFAQRARSREGKLQVELAQLNYRLPRLTGKGAELSRLGAGIGTRGPGETKLESDRRHIRRRISEIETHLDEVKRHRQLHRERRKKNDVFQVALVGYTNAGKSTVLNRLTDAGVLEENQLFATLDPTARRVMLPGGQDIVVTDTVGFIQDLPHQLIAAFRSTLEEAAEADLIIQVVDASHPEAAIHMEVVDEVLGELDALSIPRLTLFNKMDQVSERPVLPTPGEAMYVSAYRADDMNRLLVKIEEQIEKQHSRYVLRIPIARGDLHALLHRHMHVLREEVSEDGMNYHMEVRGSNLGQVSRELSDYII encoded by the coding sequence ATGGATGAGCTTGAGGAGTTGACGCAAACCGCTCAGGCTGAAGTAGCTGGTGTGCTGACACAGGGGCGGGATTATGTGGATTCACGCCTGTATATCGGAAAAGGGAAAGTGGACGAGCTGAACATGATGGTGGAGCAGCTTGAGGCAGACGTGGTCATTTTTAATGATGAACTGACCCCGATGCAGGTGCGCAATCTCGAAGGTGTTATTCCATGCAAGGTCATTGATCGCACTCAGCTTATTCTGGACATTTTTGCCCAGCGTGCTCGTTCGCGGGAAGGCAAGCTACAGGTGGAACTGGCTCAACTGAATTACCGCCTACCGCGCCTGACTGGTAAAGGGGCCGAACTGTCTCGTCTTGGTGCGGGAATTGGAACGCGCGGACCGGGGGAGACGAAGCTTGAGAGCGATCGTCGCCACATCCGCCGCCGTATCAGCGAGATCGAAACGCATCTAGATGAAGTAAAACGCCACCGCCAGCTACACCGCGAACGCCGTAAGAAAAACGATGTGTTTCAGGTGGCGCTTGTCGGCTACACAAATGCAGGGAAATCGACGGTTCTCAATCGGTTGACAGATGCTGGTGTGCTAGAAGAGAATCAACTGTTCGCTACGCTTGATCCAACCGCACGCCGGGTGATGCTTCCGGGTGGACAGGACATTGTCGTAACCGATACAGTCGGATTCATTCAAGATTTGCCGCATCAGCTCATTGCCGCGTTCCGCTCGACACTTGAAGAAGCGGCAGAGGCGGACCTCATCATTCAAGTAGTCGATGCCTCGCATCCGGAAGCAGCGATTCATATGGAAGTCGTCGATGAAGTGCTTGGTGAACTTGATGCACTTTCCATCCCGCGTCTTACACTGTTTAACAAGATGGATCAAGTATCCGAGCGTCCGGTGTTGCCGACGCCTGGGGAAGCGATGTATGTATCAGCTTATCGCGCGGACGATATGAACCGTCTGCTTGTCAAAATTGAGGAGCAGATTGAAAAGCAGCATAGCCGTTATGTGCTACGTATCCCGATTGCACGGGGGGACCTGCATGCTCTTCTGCACCGTCACATGCACGTGCTGAGAGAAGAAGTAAGTGAGGACGGCATGAATTATCATATGGAAGTCCGCGGTAGTAATCTCGGGCAGGTATCCCGAGAACTGTCGGATTATATCATCTAG
- a CDS encoding AbrB/MazE/SpoVT family DNA-binding domain-containing protein — MNKRFVCRVAENGQILLPPEIHELLGFGQVECEVKGERVILKKTTPDYVFQWTPASDRDDHT; from the coding sequence GTGAATAAGCGATTTGTATGCCGTGTAGCAGAAAATGGACAAATACTACTACCTCCAGAAATTCATGAGCTTTTAGGCTTCGGTCAAGTGGAATGTGAGGTAAAGGGAGAACGTGTTATATTGAAAAAAACGACGCCGGATTACGTCTTTCAGTGGACCCCTGCATCCGACCGTGATGATCATACATAA
- a CDS encoding efflux RND transporter permease subunit: MRIADFSVKRPVTIVMLMITIVLFGAISLPMLKVDLYPELNVPVAMVATSFEGAAPGEVEKLITKPIEESIGTVSNIKELSSSSISGASQVIVQFNWGTNMDQATLDMREKLDLIRDRLPDGAGAPRVIKIDPNSSPVISLALSGPMSVSELDKLAEDTVKPHLERVDGVASVSVNGGVKREIQLTINPEALNAYGLTVDQILQSLKGRNLSGTAGNVVEGGRNVSIKVSGEFNTPQDIGQTPIALPGGGNIQLADLVTVTDGYKKTTQKTTVNDQPSIGLNVLKASGSNTVNVANAANAEIEALKKQLPKGVKIDTIMDTSVFIKDSITTVKQHGIEGAIFSIIVLYLFLYSFRSTLVVAIVIPISVIGTFSLMYFAGQTINLISLAGLTLGLGSLVDFAVVVLESIYRKRQEGLEIKLASIVGTKEVGTAVMASALAQIAVFLPIVFVNGFAAQLFTPLALTVVFSHIAALIASITLVPMMSSKLLVKPPRSEEEYLQSDRKNPMVLFQKGFHSISERYGRLISWSLSHRKSVLLVAGGSFIAAAVIFATPMIGKEFISNFDQGEIEVKIELPAGSQLKDTEAITKQVEAYVKQIPERKLVYTTVGQQGGFSLAQVNTGNFSNISVKLVPKDERKRSTDQVIEQLRSQVANIAGADITVGASSSGGMPTGSPVSFSIRGDDLNVLTDLSKVAVDLVKGVDGTRNVTSSLQKTTEQLEVSVNSNIAAQYGITTNQVVSAVRTAFDGQVATQYRTGDDEIDVRLQFPENFKSEMLNLNGLMISTPSGAQVSVGQVATIKKIEIPQQISRANQVRQVQITSDITGRPLSEVTAEINKKLADLKLPEGYYIVQGGQSKDMAESFQSLALAMLLSIALVYMVMASQFESLLYPFIIMFSIPPTLVGVVIGLLVTQQPLSVAALMGYILLIGIVVNNAIVLVDYINTLRKEGMERNEAIKKAGPIRLRPILMTTLATVLAILPLAFGGGEGSEGQAPLAVVVVFGLTFSTLITLVLVPVVYTLFDDWIMKRRQRREERRAKKMKRIEQETGGNTFHA; this comes from the coding sequence GATTTTTCAGTAAAAAGGCCCGTGACGATTGTTATGCTGATGATAACGATCGTACTATTTGGCGCCATTTCTCTGCCGATGCTCAAGGTGGACCTGTATCCGGAGCTTAATGTTCCGGTCGCGATGGTAGCGACATCGTTTGAAGGGGCTGCCCCGGGGGAAGTAGAGAAACTCATTACAAAACCGATCGAAGAATCAATTGGTACGGTTAGCAACATAAAGGAACTCTCTTCGTCATCCATCAGTGGCGCCTCTCAGGTCATTGTCCAGTTTAACTGGGGGACTAACATGGATCAGGCGACACTCGACATGCGTGAGAAGCTTGACTTGATTCGAGATAGGCTTCCAGATGGAGCAGGGGCACCGCGTGTTATCAAAATTGACCCCAATAGTTCCCCCGTTATCTCATTAGCCTTATCGGGGCCGATGAGTGTCTCGGAGTTGGACAAGCTGGCAGAAGACACGGTGAAACCCCACCTCGAACGTGTGGACGGAGTGGCGTCTGTTAGTGTAAATGGTGGAGTTAAAAGAGAAATTCAGCTTACGATTAACCCGGAGGCATTGAATGCATATGGGTTGACGGTTGACCAGATTTTACAAAGTCTGAAAGGGCGCAATCTGTCCGGAACCGCCGGGAATGTAGTTGAAGGCGGTCGGAATGTTAGCATTAAGGTTAGCGGTGAGTTTAATACGCCGCAGGATATTGGGCAAACCCCAATTGCTCTGCCAGGTGGTGGGAATATTCAGCTGGCTGATCTGGTCACGGTAACAGATGGGTATAAGAAAACAACCCAGAAAACAACGGTGAACGACCAGCCGAGCATTGGTTTGAATGTATTGAAAGCATCCGGCTCTAATACGGTAAATGTAGCCAATGCTGCGAATGCCGAGATTGAGGCGTTGAAAAAGCAACTTCCAAAAGGCGTTAAGATCGATACGATCATGGATACGTCTGTGTTTATTAAAGATTCGATTACTACAGTAAAACAACACGGAATTGAAGGGGCTATTTTCTCGATTATTGTGCTGTACTTGTTCCTTTATAGTTTCCGTTCGACACTTGTTGTCGCCATCGTGATCCCGATCTCGGTTATTGGAACGTTCTCATTGATGTATTTTGCTGGACAAACGATTAACTTAATTTCACTGGCTGGCTTGACGCTCGGTCTTGGTTCACTGGTTGACTTTGCGGTCGTTGTGCTTGAGAGCATTTACCGCAAGCGGCAGGAAGGGCTTGAAATTAAGCTAGCGTCGATTGTCGGTACGAAAGAAGTGGGAACAGCGGTTATGGCATCTGCGTTGGCGCAGATCGCGGTATTTTTGCCGATTGTATTTGTTAACGGTTTTGCGGCACAGCTGTTTACACCGCTTGCGCTAACTGTTGTGTTCTCCCACATCGCAGCGCTTATCGCATCCATCACGCTTGTGCCTATGATGTCATCTAAGCTACTTGTTAAACCACCTCGTTCTGAGGAAGAATATTTGCAGTCAGATCGCAAAAACCCAATGGTACTGTTCCAGAAGGGTTTCCATTCGATAAGTGAGCGATATGGTCGCCTGATCTCCTGGTCATTATCGCACCGAAAAAGTGTACTGCTCGTTGCAGGAGGATCTTTTATAGCGGCGGCGGTGATTTTTGCGACACCGATGATCGGGAAAGAGTTCATCTCGAATTTTGATCAAGGTGAGATTGAAGTCAAAATTGAGCTGCCTGCTGGATCACAGCTCAAAGATACAGAGGCGATTACGAAGCAAGTTGAAGCATATGTCAAGCAAATTCCAGAGCGCAAACTTGTCTATACGACTGTTGGACAGCAAGGAGGATTTTCACTTGCTCAGGTTAATACTGGTAATTTCTCTAACATTAGTGTCAAGCTCGTACCAAAAGATGAGCGCAAACGTTCAACTGATCAAGTCATCGAACAGCTGCGTAGTCAGGTAGCGAACATTGCCGGTGCCGACATCACCGTTGGAGCAAGCTCATCAGGTGGTATGCCAACGGGTTCGCCGGTTAGTTTTAGCATTCGAGGGGATGACTTGAATGTGCTCACGGATTTGAGTAAGGTTGCGGTTGATCTTGTGAAAGGGGTCGATGGAACACGTAACGTTACATCTTCCTTACAGAAGACAACCGAGCAATTAGAAGTTTCCGTAAACAGTAACATAGCCGCTCAATATGGCATTACGACCAATCAGGTAGTGTCAGCGGTACGTACAGCGTTTGATGGCCAGGTAGCAACCCAGTACCGTACAGGTGATGATGAAATTGATGTTCGCCTGCAGTTCCCGGAAAATTTCAAATCAGAAATGCTTAATCTTAACGGACTCATGATCTCGACTCCGTCCGGTGCACAAGTATCGGTCGGACAGGTGGCGACCATTAAGAAGATTGAGATTCCACAGCAAATTTCCCGGGCTAATCAGGTGCGTCAAGTGCAGATTACAAGCGATATTACCGGGCGTCCGCTGAGTGAGGTTACAGCGGAGATCAATAAGAAGCTGGCAGATCTGAAGCTGCCGGAGGGTTATTATATTGTTCAGGGCGGTCAAAGTAAAGACATGGCAGAATCGTTCCAGAGCCTAGCACTTGCGATGCTTCTTTCGATTGCGCTTGTGTACATGGTTATGGCGAGCCAATTCGAATCGCTTCTGTATCCATTTATTATTATGTTCTCGATTCCGCCGACGCTCGTTGGGGTTGTCATCGGTCTGCTGGTCACACAGCAGCCGCTCAGTGTAGCGGCACTGATGGGGTACATCCTTTTGATCGGGATCGTGGTAAACAATGCGATTGTACTTGTGGACTACATTAATACGCTCCGTAAAGAAGGCATGGAGCGCAATGAAGCAATTAAGAAGGCGGGGCCGATTCGTCTGCGTCCGATTTTGATGACGACACTTGCTACTGTCCTTGCGATTTTACCACTTGCATTTGGAGGCGGGGAAGGAAGCGAAGGACAGGCACCGCTTGCCGTTGTCGTTGTGTTTGGTCTGACGTTCTCGACACTCATTACGCTTGTGCTTGTGCCAGTCGTGTACACCCTGTTTGACGATTGGATTATGAAACGCAGACAGCGCCGGGAGGAACGCCGGGCGAAAAAAATGAAGCGAATCGAACAGGAAACAGGAGGGAACACATTCCATGCGTAA
- a CDS encoding SIMPL domain-containing protein — protein sequence MNQKKFGKALLCVPLLSAWLLAYTPASAHAESTTAVAHTITVTGKGEIRVKPDTAYIQLGLTTTGKTAREAQQKNAAGFESIRKALATFKIAETDIQTVRYSTSPDYSWEDNKQTLKGYQVEQMVSIKYRDLNRVGELLDQATAAGANRIDNVTFTSEKLDTYRMDATDRAIDNARLKADRMATRAGVKINTILAISDGSTPSVIYPIRNTEVMAASMKDAASPSSQLSPGELVIEDYVTVTYGY from the coding sequence ATGAACCAAAAAAAATTCGGAAAAGCGCTACTATGTGTACCACTTCTCAGCGCCTGGCTACTCGCTTACACACCCGCTTCTGCGCACGCTGAATCAACTACTGCCGTAGCACACACAATAACTGTAACAGGTAAAGGAGAAATTCGCGTTAAGCCCGATACTGCCTATATTCAACTCGGACTTACCACCACTGGAAAAACAGCACGGGAAGCCCAACAAAAAAATGCAGCCGGATTCGAAAGCATTCGCAAAGCCCTGGCAACATTCAAAATTGCAGAAACAGACATTCAGACCGTTCGCTACTCCACTTCTCCTGATTATTCATGGGAAGATAACAAACAAACGTTAAAGGGATATCAGGTAGAACAAATGGTTTCAATCAAATACCGGGACTTAAATCGCGTGGGAGAGCTGCTTGATCAGGCTACTGCGGCAGGTGCGAACCGAATTGACAATGTGACATTCACATCGGAGAAGCTTGATACGTACCGTATGGATGCGACCGACCGCGCGATTGATAATGCCCGGCTTAAAGCAGACCGCATGGCAACCCGCGCCGGGGTTAAAATCAATACAATCCTCGCCATCAGCGACGGCTCCACGCCATCGGTCATATATCCAATCCGAAACACAGAAGTTATGGCAGCAAGTATGAAAGATGCAGCTAGTCCGTCCAGTCAGCTATCACCAGGCGAGCTTGTTATTGAAGACTACGTTACCGTTACATACGGCTATTAA
- a CDS encoding efflux RND transporter periplasmic adaptor subunit, whose product MRKTVIGMTITSLVLTSALLAGCGKGDQQAAAPVAKTVPVEVMTAQKGTLDKGRVLTGTAQPLQQVNVVPKVSAKVTSIQVKVGQKVSAGEVLFRLDDKDLRNSVAQAQQNVALTRATFAQAQLQQQTGVNSAQTGVNQANSGLSQATAAYEQATNSLAQAAAGITRAQQAYSDAKTNVDRTTMLFQQGAVTKQNLEQAQTQLKNAEIALKEAQIAKQNADASRRSAEQSRKNAQSSMQTAQNQVSNAKRGEAIEVSREQLNQSELNLQIAQDNLNNAVVTAPISGTIGTINGEIGDFSSPQSPFMILANLETAKAVINVPENMINLFAMGQPVNIEIPSVKLQRSGKVASISPINQQSKGYPVTIEIPNQDGKIKGGMILQVSVLTPDTKQGIVVPTAALLSADGKSYVYVAQGDKPVRKNITIVEQNSDQSLVNGLAAGDRVVVKGQSLVSDDAKLSIKKSQ is encoded by the coding sequence ATGCGTAAAACAGTAATTGGAATGACGATCACAAGTCTGGTGCTGACAAGTGCCCTTTTGGCCGGCTGTGGAAAAGGCGATCAGCAGGCCGCGGCACCAGTAGCCAAGACTGTACCAGTCGAGGTGATGACCGCACAGAAAGGCACGCTGGATAAAGGGCGGGTTCTGACAGGAACCGCCCAGCCGCTTCAGCAGGTGAATGTTGTGCCGAAAGTAAGCGCCAAAGTGACGTCAATTCAGGTGAAGGTTGGACAAAAAGTAAGTGCCGGAGAGGTGCTGTTCCGACTTGATGATAAAGATTTGCGTAATTCCGTTGCGCAGGCCCAGCAAAATGTGGCGCTAACTCGCGCTACATTCGCTCAGGCGCAGCTGCAGCAGCAGACCGGGGTCAATTCTGCTCAGACCGGCGTGAACCAGGCGAATAGCGGTCTGTCCCAGGCGACTGCGGCATATGAACAGGCTACGAATAGTCTAGCACAGGCAGCGGCGGGGATTACGCGTGCCCAGCAGGCGTATAGTGACGCGAAAACAAACGTAGACCGGACAACCATGTTGTTCCAGCAAGGCGCTGTGACAAAACAAAATCTTGAGCAGGCACAAACGCAGCTAAAAAATGCGGAGATTGCCTTAAAAGAAGCACAGATTGCGAAGCAGAATGCGGATGCATCGCGCCGCAGTGCCGAGCAGTCACGTAAAAATGCGCAGTCCTCTATGCAGACGGCGCAAAATCAAGTAAGCAATGCCAAACGTGGAGAAGCAATTGAAGTATCCCGAGAGCAGCTGAATCAGTCGGAACTGAACTTGCAAATTGCGCAGGATAATTTGAACAATGCAGTGGTTACCGCGCCGATTTCCGGTACGATTGGTACCATTAACGGGGAAATCGGGGACTTCTCTTCGCCGCAAAGCCCGTTTATGATTTTAGCTAATCTTGAGACAGCAAAAGCGGTTATTAACGTGCCGGAAAATATGATCAATCTGTTTGCGATGGGACAGCCTGTAAACATCGAGATTCCGTCGGTTAAGCTGCAGCGGTCCGGTAAAGTAGCTAGCATCAGCCCGATTAATCAGCAGTCTAAAGGGTATCCGGTTACGATCGAAATACCGAATCAAGACGGCAAAATTAAAGGCGGCATGATTCTGCAGGTGAGTGTGCTGACACCGGATACGAAGCAGGGGATTGTAGTTCCGACAGCAGCACTTCTGTCAGCAGATGGAAAGTCTTATGTATATGTCGCGCAGGGCGATAAACCAGTGCGCAAAAATATCACGATTGTAGAACAGAACAGTGACCAGTCTCTTGTTAACGGTCTGGCAGCAGGTGATCGTGTCGTAGTAAAAGGGCAGTCACTTGTTTCAGATGACGCAAAACTTTCGATAAAGAAATCACAGTAA